acatgaatatcAATTACAGAATAGATGCCGATTGATTCATGTCAACGGCGGCACTAGTTTTGCATCGTCACCATACAACACACAAAATCATATGATAAGAATTATCAACAACACAAACTATTACATCCTTCCTTAAGATCAAAAGAACTCAAAGAAACATATTCCTTCATTAAGAACAAAGAAACTCAAGGAAACCTAAGCTTTAATGCATAAAATTCTTCCCCTTtgacatcaagcaccaaaaccacATTCAAGCAAgagcataggatgatgtcaagggacagcaggttaTTAAGAAGGTAAAATACAACACACAAACATTGCTCCCCCTTACTCAGTAGACATATGCAACCCAAGTATTGGAGGAAAATTTAGGTACAAATACGCAAAATATCAacacttccttttgtacctttaccctgttgtggtgtactttccatcttgAAGGTTTAATCTCTCgggagcttctccacacttgtgcctgatcctttatcctaaccttttcttgttgctaagacaccaagcttagagcaagttatagtattgtggcacaagatgaagcttttattctagtgattaccaaaagatatcaattgaagcaaactaccatggctaccaattgaaaaatcattattgtcatagctccatgatatttaaagataagcatctagtGTCACCAAATATTATGAGCAATCTAAAAATATGTAATTACTCACAACTTAAgataccaaatacttgacttacggaggtacccaagtcctgattgctccatttcttgctcatcttcccttttccaccttgagactgtacaagatcactcaagaaacaattagtctcaaaagacacaagttatgtgtgctccccctaaagttgtgcatcaagtatttgaatgacttgcccttTGCATATTCCAGCATCCTCAGAACTAGAGGAGATCACAACATATCTTGGTCTAGATATAATCTATCAATTTTATCACTAAGAGATACTAATTGGATAGAtgacataatacaacttatgactagatgaaacaatgcatgcctcaagatatataacattttaCAAGCAGCCTAGGCATGCTTCATACATGATAATCATTGcaccacatataccaattgaaaatgacaagatcatgcatataaagcacaatgtctaatCACATCAAGATTAAGAAGAATTTTTTTAGGTACACCAAGGGAAGCAACATTTTAAGGCATAaggcacctaagccaagatactacaaATGAAAGGcgagaacatagctatgatcacaatcaacagAACTTCAAGAttttcaatgaaattgcatagttccattctccatacctttgccttttacctgaatggcCATGAGAGCACCAGTTGTCACCAAatgagggctccttttgctcatgcacctcatagctcaagAGGGTGCATTGGAGGCACAACACATACCATTGTTATACACAGAGTGCCAATACAAAGTActtatgtgaacatggactaaacaacaaTTATCATGCTTGCATTTAGGTTAATCATTAAACACCTCATAGCATGACTAACAAGAAGTacatgtttatccacatacaccaagagagttaatcatggtaaATATATCAAATGATAAGCTACtcattgaatgattcaagagatataacACACAATCATGATTAAGCAAGCATCAATGTGATCTTTGAAATCATGAATCAATGATCAAAAAGtattcaacacaagcaatctcaaaagcataactactccgagGACAGATACAACAGTCAAACTTCAGAGCAATACTGATTTGCAATAATGTACTTAAAATACAcgagtaccgtcctttggagagcacgtTGCATATTCTCATCAcggtcctttgcttgattcaccaataatggttcaagacctctacaacttatttaacttgAGATGAACACGGGATTAGAATTGCACAatcattcaaccttgggtcaatgaatAGACAATAAAaattaacagcttaagcatagagtttgaattaaccatcttaagctctcccatggtctccagtccacctcgaggcacctgcatggtctagttggcacagtttggtacccatctcgagatgggtccATGATGTTCAACTAATAGtgcttttggtacccaaatagcctttgtgctagttctaggtgatctcatttttgatctagcacaagtgtatgatttgggtctcctaagcaaatAAGATTGAGATAGATTTACTTGCATAGGAACCTTACCCTTTttacataccttggatagatgaccctgctcaccacacttgtagcagaagcgtagcttaacctgacatgacgcttgctaTTTGTCTTCTTTCTTAGTGGGGATCATCCCGGAGAGTGCACATGCTTGATTTATCATTAGCGGACAAGAAGTGATCGTATGGTTCTTGTCATTGCATCCGAAGCATCTCCTTATCCCTTCATCCTTGTCGTTGTATGGACACGACGCAATGAGGTGTCCTGACTTATTGCACTTAAAGCacctccttttcccttttctctttttgttcttggatgacatagagaaatggttagtgcaaacaacatgactaattgaatctttacctttttccaagctcatgttgatttcttcattttttgctttaggaacatctttcttaaggagtttgacccttgctgcggtttctccttcctcaagcttcttcaccacgtgtTCGTAGATATCTTGAGGAAGTCGAGCAAGGCGTTTTCTCCTtaattgtctttgtttcttgtttCCAAGCAATTTCCTTTTTGACCCTACAACTTGTTGTTCATTCAAACATTCGCTTCCTTTTGAGCgataggggttagcacatggtgatatattatccAAATGTGCACTTGTGCAAGaacgaggttcacatgaatttaagtttgtaattacaacctcatgagcaacatcaagcatgatatggtcatcaactagtttactatgagagtacgacaacatatcatacttttcacctagagcaagtttttctaaatttatcatttctacttgactcctaagcatagaattttcagttttaagttgagcaacattagataatacatcatgattatttctttgctcaattaaaatagattcataccgttggaccaaatttcCATGAGagtactttagctcctcatgttctttggtcatcttctccaggctgtcgttggttttgatgagagtctcctctagcctgaggagcgtctcgccttgttctttgttccttctcaacagcttaaccaagagcgctttgtctcctttgttgagatgggtgtagaaacagcgaatctcctcttcttccacatcatcggtctcattttccctgtcattattgtCAGTGGAAGCAAAACAGGAAAATGTATCTTGTGATGATGTAGACtcctcatcctcatattcctcctcatcatcacttTCATCTCCACTTTCATCGTTAGCAACAAGACATgtataactagtggaagacaaacctgtcggtgaggtggattcatcgtttggttgccatcgtttttcttttccctttgaaagattagtaccacaagcaacatagggagtagaagtagtacaatttgactcagaatattttattttaattctagtccatagatcatgagcatcgaCAAGAACATCACTATTACTACCTATGACAGCAAAATAAACATCCTTGCTAAGGGAATTGACTAGGATGTCATAGGCTTGATAATTTTGACGCAGACATCTTAGATCATGCTCAGATGGATTTTTCATATCAATATTAATGGGCAAAACACTAGCATCAAATATTTGCTCTACTTCAGGACCTAAACTCCTAAAAGTATTATATAAATGAAAAGACCAGGATGCATAGTTAGAGCCATCAGAATTAAGAAGTTCTAcatttacctcttgtgacgacatcatcatctccggacggctaagcccacactggagaggcctagctctgataccaattgaaagttccctttgcccgggaataggatctggatgtcgcctagagggggggtgaataggcgaataaaaattatcactttaaaactttattcttactctactcgaagaccagatcgcagtggaatgaaagacccttcgagtaggttgtagcagaatagaagatcctgtctcaaagtgCCCTGCACTAAATATAACTTGTACAACAGATAAGtactgaagtgcagatataaagagttGATAATGCAGAGAGACATCACACAATACAGAGCGAAGCAcacagacacagagatttatcccgaggttcggccaagcctaaaatgcttgcctagtcctcgttggagttagccacacctgggcttggagtctatttcaactccttcctccgtttgctcagatctatcAGTATGACTGATAGAGCCTTCCAATATGTTGAGTTGGTTACAAcggaaccgcggctgcttacaatcttcttgacagcacttcggcagagtaacgatatgctcaagaccttgctctagctcttagcagcacttcccCACTCTCtcaaggcttatagctttgcctctacacaaactagagagatatacacgagagcgagagagagaattgatccgagtgatgtctacaattgttggctgcacttgtgtcccTGTTAGAGGCgtctagaggtcccttttataggcccaaggggcctaggagccgttggaagcaatccaggaaggcaattcttgccttctgtcaagtggcacatcggacagtccggtgcaccaccggacatcaactgttcactgtccggtgcggatctccttccaaaaTTGGCGTAGTCGACCtttgcagacttggagccgttggtgcaccggacactgtccagtgcccccatcagaccgttggctcggccacgcgtcacgcgcggattgcgcagccgaccgttggctcaccggacagtccgctgcaccaccggacagtccggtgaattatagccgtacgccgttgacgaATTCTTGAGAGCGTCCAGTTGACCAGaccctagcctggcgcaccggacactgtccggtgcaccaccggacagttcggtgtacccagactgcgcagagtcctagctgctccagccaagtctttttccttttgcattttctcttcttttcttcttctttctatttctaacatttagacaaatatgttagtacacaaaaaccaatgtactaagtcttgaaacataccttctctttgattttcacttctttaGCATTTGGCATAACTgagattgatgttggactcataagtcatcaagtcagcttgacttgatctagattgtcaTTTctaagctccaacatcctgcaaaggtcacatagaatatttccaaacataggaacaacccaaattaaatgtcaaggtgcacttagctcttttgggctgcttccggttctgattttgacatttgttctccttccagtgaccttgttcccttttgagcttggtcttgagccttatgacttacaccacataattgtagatgttacctcattggttgtaagtcatgtccttatgtagtgttccttgaaccataactcttcttaactcgatcaaccctgATTCTGCAAGTctccttcttcacccctggctttgggttactggtctccttgactttctctcgtgcactcggtacctcgaagctcttcttgcttccatccttggtttgatcagttgtctccaagTTATGCACATCATGTCTCACTTAAGCATTGTCCACCTTTCctatgatgtccattatctatagataattccgtctttggaccatcacacctgtttacttgtgttgaaccctgttaactTTGCAttcagcacctgttcaacacttaacacacttgttagtcctttaattgggttgtcatccaaacaccaaaacccacaagagagctttcaccaTGTTCTGCCATCATTCCTGTTCTACCATTCCCGTTCTGCCACCATTCCCATTCCTTGTTCTGCGTTTCTCATTCTCATGTTCTGTCATTCCCATGTTCTGCCATCATTCTATGTTCTCTCATTCCCATTCTTTGTTCtatctttctcattccccctccccgcaaagcccattcccatttCCCTGTACaacccacgtctagctaaaattaaaaaaacacacatGTCCTCAAGAAGTTTTGAACTTgtgacctctcaagcaaaggccaagagtagctaccgctacaccacatatatgtttatgtctacatctatgacaggaaacacatctactacatctctcaccaagctcacttgctacccttgcacaatgcgtagtcgtagataagtatcaccgagattcttgaattatatttttggatggaggtaatattatttaaagaagagcttacatgcaatttcttttgtttgaataatgtattatacttaaattcccttttttgcatgcgtgacattttttcttcataatattttttttccatggatcagatttgtgagtcattttcataaaccaacgccaatcatgaatccatgtttcttacttgaaaccccgaacaaacaccatgagtaggaggcactcgcgttggcgtcgctcatcgatgatgagaagaagcttggcgactgtcagttcgacctctagaagcagtcctacgtggtcgcatgtgccgctgtgtacgacaagctcccgcgaagccgccgcttggacgcggtccagagcagctgcaccgcgctgtccatcgttaagcagggggcctcatggttgtcgccaacgtcgacgaccctcgggttgttctggacaccgcatccgacgacgacgccatcacgccgtccagctcatcgtccacctgaagcccaacatgccacgtaagtcgctactgaccggacatgaattcttgtgcgctgggacgatggacgttgtgtgagtgtcctcggacatgatgtatgtagtggagtagcgcatccggtagtgcaacggccaggggtactacctcgctgatgagcccgggatgCACTTTGTTTGGCAGCgtaaccaagagtcatcggtactcgtcatgtcgcgcgcgttcgacgactactatatcgaagattgtggcgtcatcttggcgctggaggtgacgcagaggaggatcgacaacagtgaccagttcgtcatcctcgccaccgtcagaGTAGCTTTTGTTCGGACCTGCCTTTAGTTCTCtttgcaaacacacacacttacctttttgtttaagcaagagcgtatggtggtgcgtgtctgatgactaacaatgtacgaggaaatttcttctggcatgtgtggaacgtgctctccaatgatgagaccatacaaatcatggcatatatcgaagtatgcataatactgatggttgcaatgtagtggtaaaacaactagattaaaataacaaaatttatgtatggctaggatcacaaattgattatgaaacattttctcataacaatataacacacattttgtatacaaGTTattgtagtatactggtattatatattcccgttgcaacgcacaggcactCAGCTAATATAATATGAAGTTTGGTGCAGTTAGGCAACAAGTGCCTCCTCCTCCATCTGTCACATGTAAAAGAAAACAAAACTGGGGATTGATTTATGGATCTGATTGTAACTCTGAGTTCCCATATTCTGGTTCTACCACACCTAACCTTGGTAGTGGAACATCAACATCTGCTTTGCTTCAACAAGCACACTCTAGTGCTGGCCTTAGTTCACTTGACACAGAGTTGACCTTCTACTTGGATAGTGACACTTTGCAGAAGTTTGATGAGGACTTCAATATCCTAAACTGGTGGCATGAACATAAGTTGTCCTATCCTGTTCTCTCCATCTTAGCTACTGATGTTATTTCTGTTCCTGTTTCAACTATATCCTCAGAATCTGCATTTAGTCTATGTGGCAGGGTAATCGAGGAACGACGAAGGCGCCTAGCACCAGAAATGGTAGAGATGCTTCTTTGCATGAAAGACGGGGAACTTGGTGAAGCTAGAGGTCAGCACTGTACACAGGACCAAGAACTTGAAGATGCATTTGAAGGACTTTATCTTGATGACCCTTAGGACTTTTATCTTCCTAGTTCCTACTCTATTTTGTTGATTTGGAAATCTGGTGATGTAAGTTGTAATATGTAACATAACAACCTTGACATGAACTATTAAATTAGAGCTGGGATGTACTCTTTTTTTCCTttctagggttttctcacgaggagtgagtttttacctagaaaggtttttaatgaggcaaccATTGCACGAACAGCTCTAATCCTTTATATTACTTATCTTTATATTTCTGATTTGTGCATGTGCAAGTGTGAATCTGTATATACTTAACTGTGTGATTTATGTGCATGCGCAAATGTAAACTGTGTGATTTATGTGCATGTGCGAATGTAAACTGTGTGAATTTGCAACTGTATACTTGTCGTTCTCGGGCTGGCACGAGCTCCTTCATGGGCCGTGCTTTCCGGACCAGCCCGACACGAATGGACCGGTTCAGTGCCATGCTCGGCTGGTGTAGTCAGCCCATCGGGCGGTCTGGCCCGGCCTGATTATCTGTTCGGGCTCAAACGGACAGGCTGGAATGGGCTCGGGTTGAGCCGGGCCGTAccgcccgtttggacatctatacgcCTAGCTCGCTCCACGCCAACCATACGCTGCACTGCATCTGCATTGTTGGCCTGATCCACCTCCAGATCTCGCTTAGGACGACCCAGCTGGACCACTCTACGAAAGAGACCTAGAGTGAGCACTGCACTGTACACACACGGACACCACACGCACATGCGAGCAGCCCCCAGCCTGTTGCATTGCACGTCCACGGCGCACGAAGACGAACGAAACCTTCGTCAGGCGTTACAGATTCGACTGGGGAGTACTCAGCTGCCGGGCCGGGGACTAGCTCGCGTGCGCTGCACGTCCCAGTCCGGCGCAGTACCTGTActactagggatggcaacgggtacggTTATGGGTAAATAACCGCGGTTATTTACCCGTCGGGTACGGATATGGTGGATTTTCGTATCCGCGGGTACGGATATGGGTACTATATAGTATCCGCGGTTATTAATTTCGCGGGTATGGATATATGCTATCCATATCCGTCACCCGTTGGGTATGACATGTGGACCCACTACCAGTCCCATGCGCATGCGCCAGCCGCTAAGCGGAGCATGTGGGCCGTGACCCATGAGTCCTTGAGACCTTGAcggtagggatggcaacgggtacggTTATGGGTAAATAACCGCGGTTATTTACCCGTCGGGTACGGATATGGTGGATTTTCGTATCCGCGGGTACGGATATGGGTACTATATAGTATCCGCGGTTATTAATTTCGCGGGTATGGATATATGCTATCCATATCCGTCACCCGTTGGGTATGACATGTGGACCCACTACCAGTCCCATGCGCATGCGCCAGCCGCTAAGCGGAGCCTGTGGGCCGTGACCCATGAGTCCTTGAGACCTTGACGGCTTGACCCAAATCACCCAATTGCCAGGCTCCCAGCGCGGCCAGGCTCCCAGGCCCCAGCGGCTAGCGCCCAGACTCCCAGCGCCTCTTCAATCCGACGACATCCAGCGAGCAGCAGCCAGCAAGGactcctaaccctagccgccaggcGCCCAGGGCCCAGGCTGCAGTGCTCCACGCCGACCGCTCCACGCCGACCTGAGCGGCTGAGCGCACCGCCCGACGGCCTGACGCCGACCTGAGCGCCCCGCCTCTCCTCCGCGCACGGCGCACCAGCGCACGGCGCACCGCTTGCCGCGACCGCGACCTGACGTCCTGAGTAGCTGGCTTGCCGCTTGCAGAGTTGCAGTCGTCCAGGACTCCAGCCTCCAGGTTATTGCTTTTTCCCTTCATCATTTGTTTGCCGTTGCACACAGTGAGTCAGTGACACAGCACACTAGTAGAGGCGTTGCTTTTTTTTGTTTGCTGAATTGCTGCCCACACTAGGCCTTCTCTGTTTATACAGATTGTGAATTTGTGATGTCAACTCCCAACGAAAATAGCAACACTCAATTTCAACCTCCCTCATCTCAAGCATCTGTTGAGGGTGGAAGTGGGCTTCCAGAGAATGTGATTAATGTTGAACAAGATGGTGCAGAGGATGATGATGAAGTAGAAGTAGAAGAAAATGGGAGAAAAAGAAAATTGAAATCTGCAGTGTGGAGTGAATTCAAGAGGGTAAAAGTTGGAGATGTTTGGAAGGCAAAGTGTAATTATTGTTCAAAGAAGCTTTCGGGTGTAACAAAGAATGGTACATCTCATTTGAAAGCCCATCTAGAGACATGCATCTATCGAAAGAGGAATCCTACAGATAAGGTACAAAGCTCTTTGAGGTTCACATCTAGTAGCGAACAAGGACAAGTGTCGGTGGAGAAGTATGTTTTCGACCAAGATGTGGCGAGAAAGGCCCTTGCTGAAATGGTTGTTTTGCATGAATATCCATTGTCCATTGTGGATCATGTTGGTTTTAGAAGGTACTCAAGTGCTCTTCAACCGATGTTTAAGATGATCACTAGAAACACTTTGAAGAATGACATCATTGGGATTTAtgagattgagaagaagaaggcctTGAGCTTTATGCAGAAGAATAATGCAAGAATTGCAATAACGACCGATATGTGGACAGCTGAGAATCAAAAGAAAGGCTATATGACTGTTACTGGACATTTTATTGACcaaggatggcagcttcgaagttGTATTTTGAGGTACCTTGCTGTCCTTTAGCTATTAATTGACATACCTTGCTGTCCTTTAGCTATTAATTGACATACCTTGCTGTCCTTTAGCTATTAATTGATATACCATGTTCTATGTCTATATTTTTATATGTAGGTTCATTTATGTTCCATCTCCACATACTGCTGAAGCACTTAGTGATGTTCTTATGAAATGTCTAATGGATTGGCACATTGATAAGAACATATCTACCTTAACCCTTGATAATTGTTCCACTAATGATGCACTCATCACATTGATGAATCGAAAGTTGAGAGGAAAGAAACCTTTGTTGGGTGGCAAGCTGTTGCATATGCGTTGCTCCGCGCACATATTAAATTTAATTGTCAAAGATGGTTTGGAAGTAATGGGTAGTGGGATTGAAAAGATTAGAAATAGTGTTGCATTTTGGTATGCTACTCCTAAAAGACATGAGAGATTCCAAGAAATAGCTGCACAAGTTAATGTTGAATGCAACAAGAAATTGTCGCTTGATTGCAAAACAAGGTGGAACTCTACTTATATCATGCTCAGTGTTGCTATTTGTTACAAAGAGGCTTTTGATCGTTTGGCTGAATGTGAAAGAGCTTATGATTTTTCTCCAAGTGAGGATGAATGGAAGTTTGCTAGTGAAGTTTGCGATAGGTTGAAATTGTTCTATGAAATTACCGAATTGTTTTCTGGAACACAATATGTAACAGCTAATGACTTCTTTCCAAAGATATGTGCAATTAGAGGACACATGAGCAAGTGGCTAGAGTGTGATGATGAGTTAATCAAGTCCATGTCAAGTCGTATGATTACAAAATTTGATAAATATTGGACTGACATTCATGGTCTAATGGCTATTGCTGTTGTTCTTGATCCAAGATACAAATTTGGAATGTTGAAAGCATGCTATACACGTCTATTTGGTGCACAAAGTAGAGCAATGCTAGAGATAGAAAATGTGAGGAAATTATTTGAAGAACTGATTAGAGAGTACAACAACAAATGCATTAAACCTGTTACTAGTGGTGGACAAAATGCATCATcatcttgtgtttctaatgcttccACATATACGGATGAGTTGTTCTCTGCCATGGAGGAAGAGCTCGATGACATGTGCAGTGATGAAGAAAAGGCTAAGTCTGAGCTTGATCTTTATGTGGATGAAGGTCGTATTCCCAAGTCAAAGGAATTTGATATATTAGGCTATTGGAAAATTTCTGGGATACGGTACCCTACTCTAAGGATGATAGCCCGTGACATATTTGCTATTCCTGTTACAACTGTCGCTTCAGAGTCTGCTTTTAGTACTAGTGGTAGAGTGCTAAGTGATCATCGAAGTCGACTTACTCCCAAAACTTTAGAGGTTTTGATGTGTGCACAAAATTGGCTTCGTGTTGGTCAAGCAAAAGGTACAAACAATACATCTTTAAAATTATTGTATGTCGTTGTAACTTGTATGTTTTGATTTCAGTTTACTCTCATTTGTTGTACTCTCACTTATTGTAGGAAAAGAAGATTATATGGGTTTGTGGACTTGTCTTGAAGATATACAAGAAGAACTTGTGGTACGTTGAAAGAACTAGCATATTCTTTTCTGATAATTACCATGACTTCATGATATATCTATAACTAATTATATGTCATTGTAGGAACTCTCCTTTGGATTCTCCACGATGCCAAATGAAGAAATTTGAAGGAAAATTCACAAGATGTCAAATGAAGTTGAATGTCATTCAGCCATGCTCATTACAATAATTTGTTGTTGCATTTTGAAAACTATGTATGACTGTAATTTCATTCCAAGAACATGTTTTATGATGTATTGTACTGTCTTTGCTACTTCTACTACTTGCTATGGACTATGTCACTATTGGTGAAATATTGTTGTAAGCCTGGAATGTTATCTATTTATCTTGTTGGAATGTTGAAATTATTGTTTTGGAATGttgaaattattgtttggtgctaaaattattatttgaggttgtttgaATGTTAAATTATGACAAATTTCTGGTACAATGCTATTGGAATGGAATGTTTTGCTGAAATTTTAGTGGGCGGGCGGGCGGGTAACGGATATCCGTTGGGTAACGGATATCCAGCGGGTACGGGTACGGATGCAGATCCGTACCCACGAGCGTAAATGGGTATGGGTTTGGTTTTATCGCGTGGGTATGGATACGCGAACTATATAACCGCGTTCTACCCGCCCGATTGCCATCCCTACTTGACGGCTTGACCCAAATCACCCAATTGCCAGGCTCCCAGCGCGGCCAGGCTCCCAGGCCCCAGCGGCTAGCGCCCAGACTCCCAGCGCCTCTTCAATCCGACGACATCCAGCGAGCAGCAGCCAGCAAGGactcctaaccctagccgccaggcGCCCAGGGCCCAGGCTGCAGTGCTCCACGCCGACCGCTCCACGCCGACCTGAGCGGCTGAGCGCACCGCCCGACGGCCCGACGCCGACCTGAGCGCCCCGCCTCTCCTCCGCGCACGGCGCACCAGCGCACGGCGCACCGCTTGCCGCGACCGCGACCTGACGTCCTGAGTAGCTGGCTTGCCGCTTGCAGAGTTGCAGTCGTCCAGGACTCCAGCCTCCAGGTTATTGCTTTTTCCCTTCATCATTTGTTTGCCGTTGCACACAGTGAGTCAGTGACACAGCACACTAGTAGAGGCGTTGCTTTTTTTTGTTTGCTGAATTGCTGCCCACACTAGGCCTTCTCTGTTTATACAGATTGTGAATTTGTGATGTCAACTCCCAACGAAAATAGCAACACTCAATTTCAACCTCCCTCATCTCAAGCATCTGTTGAGGGTGGAAGTGG
This portion of the Zea mays cultivar B73 chromosome 2, Zm-B73-REFERENCE-NAM-5.0, whole genome shotgun sequence genome encodes:
- the LOC111590865 gene encoding zinc finger BED domain-containing protein RICESLEEPER 2-like, giving the protein MSTPNENSNTQFQPPSSQASVEGGSGLPENVINVEQDGAEDDDEVEVEENGRKRKLKSAVWSEFKRVKVGDVWKAKCNYCSKKLSGVTKNGTSHLKAHLETCIYRKRNPTDKVQSSLRFTSSSEQGQVSVEKYVFDQDVARKALAEMVVLHEYPLSIVDHVGFRRYSSALQPMFKMITRNTLKNDIIGIYEIEKKKALSFMQKNNARIAITTDMWTAENQKKGYMTVTGHFIDQGWQLRSCILRFIYVPSPHTAEALSDVLMKCLMDWHIDKNISTLTLDNCSTNDALITLMNRKLRGKKPLLGGKLLHMRCSAHILNLIVKDGLEVMGSGIEKIRNSVAFWYATPKRHERFQEIAAQVNVECNKKLSLDCKTRWNSTYIMLSVAICYKEAFDRLAECERAYDFSPSEDEWKFASEVCDRLKLFYEITELFSGTQYVTANDFFPKICAIRGHMSKWLECDDELIKSMSSRMITKFDKYWTDIHGLMAIAVVLDPRYKFGMLKACYTRLFGAQSRAMLEIENVRKLFEELIREYNNKCIKPVTSGGQNASSSCVSNASTYTDELFSAMEEELDDMCSDEEKAKSELDLYVDEGRIPKSKEFDILGYWKISGIRYPTLRMIARDIFAIPVTTVASESAFSTSGRVLSDHRSRLTPKTLEVLMCAQNWLRVGQAKGKEDYMGLWTCLEDIQEELVELSFGFSTMPNEEI